TTGCCGACCTACAATTCGACTGGCTTTAGTGTTGGCTTGATCAATTGCGACCTGATGAGCACTATAAAACTTGTGGTAGCCGTTTTGCTCGCGTGTGTCGAAATTAGGATGTAGTGCAATGGCAAGAAGTCTTGAGTTATCGTTTTCAGTGAGTAAGTTATGGTTCAGCGGTGTCAGTTCAGGCTGACCTTTACTCGCATTAAGAATAAATAACTCTCCAGATGCGCTAGCGACTATGAAATGTTGATCGTATTTCGAAGTGGGATATATAGCGATCACCTGCTCGGCAATATGCTTCGGCAAGGTAGCAAAAGGTTTGAAGCTTAATTCTGCGCTTGAACTCCAAGCGACTAGCAAAAAGTAAAAGGCTAAAAAAATTATAATACGAAGTGTATTCATACTTACAGTGTCGTAAAGTTAACCTACATTTGGTCTTAAAATTGGCACCTCAACCGACTGCAATCTACTTGAACTGATCTTGTTGGTAGCTTGTTATTGTCCTCTAATAATCGTTGTTAATGACCGAAAAATCAACAGTTTCTAAAGGTTTATTTGAGTAACACGTGAACGCTCTTGGCGGTAATTTGCTGTGTTTTTTCAGCGTCGTTAGCATAAGTGAGTCGCCCTTCAATTACTAAGTTTGCACCCAAGCTCGCTTGTTGATGAAGTTGGCTAGCGATGTGCCCCCAAACTTGTACTGTTCGAGTGATGTTGTGATCTATAAGTTGTTGCTTTTGTTCGCTATAGGCTTGGTGCGCGATGGCTACATCAAAATGTGCGAAGGGTTGACCACGTTCGCTGGTGACTAATTCTACGTTTGAAACCAGTTCCGCACTGCAAATTACTTGGTTAATATTGGGGGTAAAACCTTTCGCAAAGTGCTCAACAGTTGTTGCGTGAACAATCTCACTGCGGTTGATTGAATTTGTAGCTAGGTAACCACTGACGAGCAGCAAGTCTCCTTTATTGGCCTGTGCTATCGCCTCTTCAACGGCATTACCAACAACTTTGATTTGGTGGTAGCTGGTCCACTCTTTGGTTTGTTGCTGCTTGTCTTGCCATCGATGAGTTGTTGCCAGTGTTAACTCTGTAACAGCAAGTACGGGATTCGCTTGATAGCGAATTTCAGGCTTAGCGACTAGGTTGCCCAGTAAGGTTACCTGACACAACTGATGGCGAGATCTAGGCATAGGTTTTAGCTCTTCAACACAAACAAAAAAAGCCGTGGTTACGGCTTTTTAATTAAAACATAGTTTTATCAGGCGGTTAATTGTTTTATTGATTAAGGCAGTGCTTAATTGCTATCGATAACAACTCTTTTGCTGACTTATCGTTGGCTGGCAGCTCTTCATCACAGGTGCTCACTGGTGTCACGCGCTCGCCCCACTTAATATAACCAGCACCCCATGTTAAACCCGCACCGAATGCAGCTGTCATAATATTCGCACCTGGTTTTACACGACCAGATTCAACTGCTTCACAAAGTGCAATTGGCACAGTAGCCGCCGATGTGTTGCCGTAGTTGTGAATATTTACCATGACCTGATCATCAGTCAGCTTAAACTGTTTTTGTAGGGATGCGATGATGCGCAAGTTTGCTTGGTGCGGGACTAAAAGGTCAATATCTTCAACATTAAGCTGCGCTTGTTTAAGCACGGTTTCAGAGCCTTGTCCCATTGCACGTACAGCACGTTTAAAAATGTCAGGCCCCATAAAGTGCACATCTAAGGCTGACGGTGGGTTTTCGTAACGATCCATA
This Thalassotalea euphylliae DNA region includes the following protein-coding sequences:
- a CDS encoding single-stranded DNA-binding protein, yielding MPRSRHQLCQVTLLGNLVAKPEIRYQANPVLAVTELTLATTHRWQDKQQQTKEWTSYHQIKVVGNAVEEAIAQANKGDLLLVSGYLATNSINRSEIVHATTVEHFAKGFTPNINQVICSAELVSNVELVTSERGQPFAHFDVAIAHQAYSEQKQQLIDHNITRTVQVWGHIASQLHQQASLGANLVIEGRLTYANDAEKTQQITAKSVHVLLK